Proteins from a single region of Gossypium arboreum isolate Shixiya-1 chromosome 1, ASM2569848v2, whole genome shotgun sequence:
- the LOC108483164 gene encoding uncharacterized protein LOC108483164, translating to MAAPMLWLLSIFSILSIAACIDDKCAACNAVAAELEIQLSKEKPRNHLDMRHRLDSKGQRQGKVIDYRMSELRAVELLDGLCEKMQDYTLEKLDSFRREWIKVHNWDILTIDKQEAKAYSKDISSYCGRLLEETEDELTELIKKGSVKQGDVSKVLCEELSEHCSGASDSDSNNDEL from the exons ATGGCAGCTCCCATGTTGTGGCTCCTTTCCATCTTCTCCATTTTGTCCATCGCCGCTTGCATCGATGACAAGTGTGCCGCTTGCAATGCCGTCGCG GCAGAGCTAGAGATACAATTATCGAAG GAAAAACCCAGGAACCATTTGGATATGAGACATCGTTTGGACTCGAAAGGTCAACGCCAAGGAAAGGTTATTGATTACag GATGAGTGAGCTTAGAGCTGTTGAGCTATTGGATGGACTTTGTGAAAAGATGCAAGATTACACTCTTGAAAAG TTAGATTCATTTCGACGTGAGTGGATCAAAGTGCATAATTGGGACATCCTCACCATTG ATAAGCAAGAAGCTAAGGCATACTCAAAAGATATATCCTCTTATTGTGGACG GTTACTGGAGGAAACTGAAGATGAG TTAACAGAATTGATAAAGAAAGGATCCGTTAAGCAAGGAGATGTAAGCAAAGTTCTATGTGAGGAATTGAGTGAGCACTGCAGCGGGGCAAG TGATAGCGACTCCAATAATGATGAACTATAA